One Schistosoma haematobium chromosome Unknown HiC_scaffold_9, whole genome shotgun sequence genomic window carries:
- the TSNAXIP1_3 gene encoding Translin-associated factor X-interacting protein 1 (EggNog:ENOG410VC9H~COG:T), with the protein MSFEELNFVPSFLQTTGADVIISRSIQLRDCLLLTHELWKARKNEKDSLKEHSVERRRSLASRRFSQMKIQSKLPTIVQNVSKPFDEFLCNFFKQIYGIEQIRIEWVYGFYEMLIKENNNYKLNELRMIIENKMDEECHWHLESWILFIKEQILIFIDSSNNSSVIMPTTENSEEKQKVILKQTLHEALLNIFSQQDLNNLNIIIESAEEYASLQIKDSSPKSLTNMDEGESKDNDNIQTNLQNMLDFNKLFDNVHDEDFNPFLKELISIYKHLKATFVNGIVTELQKLKSDGVQSNNVTSVQVKHAIECIAPSTAVTLNVRPKSGKPITTQQQQYTLSIDIESSLEWLFKINPNDSPLQSIPLNQLTTRLEGCNLFFRN; encoded by the exons ATGTCCTTT GAAGAACTGAATTTTGTTCCATCATTTTTACAAACGACTGGAGCTGATGTTATAATATCCAGATCAATACAACTTCGAGATTGTTTATTATTGACACATGAACTTTGGAAAGCTAGGAAGAATGAAAAAGATTCATTGAAG GAACATTCTGTAGAACGAAGACGATCACTTGCATCGAGACGATTTTCACAG atgaaaattcaatcaaaattaccgacaattgttcaaaatgtatcaAAACCATTTGATGAATTTCTATGTAATTTCtttaaacaaatttatggtATTGAACAAATACGTATTGAATGGGTATATGGTTTTTATGAAATGTTaatcaaagaaaataataattataaacttAATGAATTAAGaatgattattgaaaataag ATGGATGAAGAATGTCATTGGCACTTGGAATCATGGATACTATTTATTAAAGAACAAATACTAATATTTATTGATAGCAGTAATAATAGTTCAG tcATAATGCCGACTACTGAAAActctgaagaaaaacaaaaagtaaTCTTAAAACAAACTTTACATGAAGCGCTATTAAATATATTCAGTCAGCAAGATTTAAACAACTTAAATATCATAATTGAATCAGCTGAAGAGTATGCAAGTTTACAAATAAAAGACTCATCTCCAAAATCGTTAACAAATATGGATGAAGGCGAAAGCAAAGATAATGACAATATACAGACTAATTTACAGAATATGcttgattttaataaattattcgatAAT GTACATGATGAAGACTTCAATCCATTCTTAAAAGaattaatttcaatatataAACACTTAAAAGCAACATTTGTCAATGGAATTGTCACCGAACTTCAGAAGTTAAA ATCAGATGGAGTACAATCCAACAACGTAACATCAGTTCAAGTAAAGCATGCAATCGAATGCATAGCTCCATCCACTGCTGTCACATTGAATGTAAGACCAAAAAGTGGGAAACCCATCACAACACAACAGCAACAGTATACACTATCGATTGATATCGAATCAAGTTTAGAATGGTtgtttaaaattaatccaaatgATTCACCATTACAATCTATACCTTTGAATCAGTTAACAACACGCCTTGAAGGATGCAATCTGTTTTTTAGAAACTAG